A region of the Atribacteraceae bacterium genome:
TGAGGAGGTGCTAATAACATGATCAAGGTGAATCGGCGCGTCGCCCTGGTCACCGGCGCCAGCCGGGGAATCGGCCGGGGAATCGCTCTGGAGTTGGCCCGTCAGGGCGTCCGGGTGGCCGTCAATTACTACTCCCACCCGGACGCCGCCCAAGCCGTCGTTCGGGAAATCGAGAAAGAGGGGGGGCAAGCGGTCGCCGTGGGGGGCGATGTTTCCCGTGAACAAGATGTCGCTGCGATGTTTTCGGTCGTTCATTCCAAACTCGGCTTCGTCGAGATCCTGGTCAACAATGCCGCAGTCGGTGATCCAGGTTACATCGACACGACAAAGGTAGACGAGAGCACCTGGGACCACCTGATGAGCGTCAATCTCAAGGGTCCCTTCCTCACCTGCCGGTCGGCTCTTCCCCATATGGCCGAAGCCGGTTGGGGACGGATCGTCAATATTTCCTCAACGTCGGGAATCACCGGAGGAACTTCGGGAACCCATTACGCCGCCGCAAAAGGAGGCATGAT
Encoded here:
- a CDS encoding 3-oxoacyl-ACP reductase family protein, coding for MIKVNRRVALVTGASRGIGRGIALELARQGVRVAVNYYSHPDAAQAVVREIEKEGGQAVAVGGDVSREQDVAAMFSVVHSKLGFVEILVNNAAVGDPGYIDTTKVDESTWDHLMSVNLKGPFLTCRSALPHMAEAGWGRIVNISSTSGITGGTSGTHYAAAKGGMIPFSLALAKEWAHRGITVNVVAPSKVDTDLFREVTPEDRRPEVIKKIPVGRLGTSEDVARAVLFFTDEQADFVTGQVLVVSGGY